The Homalodisca vitripennis isolate AUS2020 chromosome 7, UT_GWSS_2.1, whole genome shotgun sequence DNA segment tcaaaGGTTTCCCGTCGATGTTACCTAGCGTTCACGTCAAAAAGAAAAAGTATCAAAACTCTACTAATCTCTTGGCTACCTCCAATCGatcaattatttcttttaattatagcCCCTTTCTCGAACTTAATTGGAGATCACCATGAGCTCATAGTAATTAGGTGTCGCACACGAGACAAACATGATCAAAAATATAGAAACTCTTCAATTCTAGGCCTGTGTAAATAACATCAAGCTTGGTGATACTGTCCCTAGTACCTAGGTGGGTATTATCCTGCTTATTAGTACGATGGCCGGCATTAATAATCTTCGATTGAATACATAATTTTCATACACTAACAGATAATTGATTGAGATTAACTTTTATTGAAGGTGATGACTCTAGGGTGAACTTGAgattattacacatttttgtacataagaaataacattttctacGCAGTCAAGAAAACACTTCTtgataaagacaaaaaataaatatactttaaatctaTTATGTTGGCAGCATCGTTCAGAGAGTGTTCTTCATTCCGGTACACTTGGGTAGTCTCTTTCCGGCTGGACGTAGCCTGTAGTAggtaatgatattttatttcaagtaacTGTTTTTATCCTTGATCATCTATTATAATTGTTGATTATATAGGTACTAACACatatacaatactttttaaatgGTTAAACGTTAAGGAAGTAGCTTATAAACGTGATTACAACCTACACTTCAATTATATGTTGATTTCCAATACACATACCTTTCGCCATCACAATCACATGTAGACTTCTTGTATTCAAATAGAGACAATTGTTTCGTTGGTAAATCTCTTGCATAAGACGCTATAGCTCAtcatatatatcattattttgtcTAAACTACTTCATTTTAGCATTTTGAGAAATGTGTAGCTAGGTGTTGGGATACTTAACCTCAATAATAtgttaatagaataaaatagccTATACCTATTAGATACAGAATTTATTACTTCAATAgctttacattgttttaaattaaattgagatTATATGTACTGTTTGATTGTAGATGTTACGTAGTTGGATCTTCAGTCAATAGGTCTAGACTAAATCTCTTTATTGACATTGCAGGATCCCACCATGGGGAAGATTATGAAACCCAACAAAGTGGTGCTCGTTTTGAGCGGGCGTTACGCGGGCAAAAAAGCAGTCATTGTGAAGAATTTCGATGAAGGTACATCAGATAAGCAATATGGCCATGCCCTAGTTGCTGGTATTGATAGGTATCCGAGGAAAGTACACAAACGGATGGGGAAAAAGAAGATTCACAAAAGGTCTAAAATAAAGCCATTCCTTAAGGTAAGTTAATGTTTCACTTTTCTTCTAAATGTGCAtctgtatattgtaatatattaaatgctgtcatgtaaatatttttatatgaaattctctacaatacaagtaaaaaattttttactaaatttggattgaaaacgtgttaaaaatataaccaagaaaAGAACCACTTTAATTATCTGTCTGAGTAGAGTAcgttaacccttttactgccggacaccttttttttagtttgttgaaaaatgccgggctgaaattgactaaaatgtaatgatttttttaaaaaatcatggattcattattttttatcataaattgataaactttatcttgtttttttccttataagttgtaatttgctacaaaaaataatttaaacattttctgtccttaaaaaatatatatattatgtcatgaaaacaaaaattttaaataaataaaaattattttttgagtttgcactttaacaactatatttaaatattaaaccaccaccataattataattttttattgtatagtaattatatataaacattcccaaaaagttttaggaacataccttgaaaaatactgaagctgtgatgaatttttgaaattggtgcaAT contains these protein-coding regions:
- the LOC124366265 gene encoding 60S ribosomal protein L27 — encoded protein: MGKIMKPNKVVLVLSGRYAGKKAVIVKNFDEGTSDKQYGHALVAGIDRYPRKVHKRMGKKKIHKRSKIKPFLKVMNYNHLMPTRYTLDLENEKINHKDLKDPMKKKKLRFKVRVRLEDKYKTGKNKWFFQKLRF